A window of Chryseobacterium viscerum contains these coding sequences:
- a CDS encoding DUF6804 family protein, translated as MKPFLTFCALCCFFGIFRLPIEYYTFLRILISIGALLVLYNTLSFKQHYFSILFLIILILFNPVFPFYLYRKSIWVPIDIITGILFLLINFIERKEQKKEEEITEETTESSLPIHQRTVSRDRIINPKKTKEE; from the coding sequence ATGAAACCATTTCTCACCTTCTGTGCGTTATGTTGTTTCTTCGGTATTTTCAGACTTCCTATAGAATATTATACTTTCCTCAGAATTCTTATTTCCATTGGAGCTTTATTAGTTTTATACAATACTTTAAGCTTTAAACAACACTATTTCAGTATACTATTTCTAATCATTCTCATTCTTTTCAATCCAGTTTTTCCTTTTTATTTATATCGGAAAAGCATTTGGGTCCCGATTGATATCATCACAGGAATTTTATTTCTGCTGATCAATTTCATAGAAAGAAAAGAACAAAAAAAGGAAGAAGAAATTACAGAAGAAACTACAGAATCTTCATTACCCATTCATCAAAGAACTGTTTCAAGAGACAGAATTATTAATCCTAAAAAAACCAAAGAAGAATAG
- a CDS encoding beta-carotene 15,15'-monooxygenase — MDTASIKNLFKLKSVPIEPKPEPLPSNNDTPDDESLEETRKRTYHESGYRDSSRTNGNHSTLSICLDAVYSKFQNEEKEMVEKQKNLKESYVNEQKNRETEIKALTVSQETKEEQLKNKNIEIENHQHTIENLKSEILDLPRNPEKHNIKATRGASAKFWIGLFLLLPITLYLGTFYISTSYSAFFKSFDARSTVIQSVLDAQAFSKAWNEGVIEGAFVTLIPFVFLGLGYLIHMFWENKTRANYIKLGLLFIVTFIFDCILAYEIESKLYELNKTFESPPFDIKIAFTKIQFWGIIFAGFIVYIIWGLVFDFVMKEHREKDKIKNEQEIRQKRIEFFQDKINILKKDIEEILASIGTIKETVIKTRGRIEELQNIIDGVIIPTKDYKLYASEYVQGWITFIGEKIAVSRTEKQTMIDDCIATYNINLETVGANSDNQNLVYLSSL; from the coding sequence ATGGACACCGCCAGTATAAAAAATTTATTCAAACTCAAATCCGTTCCGATAGAACCGAAACCGGAACCACTTCCCTCAAATAATGACACCCCAGATGATGAATCTCTGGAAGAAACCAGAAAGAGAACTTATCATGAATCAGGATATAGAGACAGTTCGCGAACCAACGGAAATCATTCTACGTTATCTATCTGCCTCGATGCCGTTTATTCCAAATTTCAGAACGAAGAAAAGGAAATGGTCGAAAAACAGAAAAATCTGAAAGAATCCTACGTCAACGAACAAAAAAACAGAGAAACTGAAATTAAGGCGCTGACAGTATCACAGGAAACAAAAGAAGAGCAGCTAAAAAACAAAAATATAGAAATTGAAAATCATCAGCATACAATTGAAAATTTGAAATCTGAAATCCTTGATCTACCCAGAAACCCGGAAAAGCACAATATAAAAGCGACAAGAGGAGCTTCTGCAAAATTCTGGATCGGACTTTTTCTCTTGCTTCCCATCACTTTATATTTAGGAACATTTTATATCTCAACTTCTTATTCAGCTTTTTTCAAAAGTTTTGATGCAAGAAGTACTGTTATTCAAAGTGTTTTGGATGCACAGGCTTTCAGCAAGGCATGGAACGAAGGAGTTATTGAAGGGGCTTTTGTAACCTTGATTCCGTTTGTGTTTCTCGGACTGGGTTATTTGATTCACATGTTTTGGGAGAATAAAACGAGAGCCAATTATATCAAACTGGGATTATTATTTATCGTAACATTTATTTTCGATTGCATTCTAGCCTACGAAATTGAGTCAAAATTATATGAATTAAACAAAACTTTTGAATCACCACCATTTGATATTAAAATTGCTTTTACCAAAATTCAATTTTGGGGAATTATTTTCGCTGGATTCATTGTGTACATTATTTGGGGACTGGTTTTTGACTTTGTAATGAAAGAACATCGTGAAAAAGATAAGATCAAAAACGAACAGGAAATCAGACAGAAGAGGATTGAGTTCTTTCAGGACAAAATCAATATTTTGAAAAAAGACATTGAAGAAATCCTTGCCAGTATCGGAACGATAAAAGAAACTGTTATCAAAACCCGGGGAAGAATCGAAGAGCTTCAAAATATTATTGACGGGGTCATTATTCCGACCAAAGATTACAAACTGTATGCTTCGGAATATGTTCAGGGCTGGATCACTTTTATCGGTGAAAAAATAGCAGTATCAAGAACGGAAAAACAAACAATGATTGATGACTGTATTGCAACTTACAATATTAATCTGGAAACTGTAGGGGCTAATTCCGACAATCAAAATTTAGTGTATTTATCATCTTTATAA
- a CDS encoding GNAT family N-acetyltransferase → MSNIVWKIKTFDEFTVPELYSVLKARIDVFVIEQNCPYPDLDNYDQKGVHIWAEENGQILAYCRVFDKGIKYDETSFGRVLTTEQARGKSLGKQLIQYAIETIENRFHTSEIKISAQDYLLRFYSGFGFVDTGNKYLEDDIPHTEMIRK, encoded by the coding sequence ATGAGTAATATTGTCTGGAAAATTAAAACCTTTGATGAGTTTACCGTTCCTGAATTGTATTCTGTACTGAAAGCTCGTATTGATGTTTTCGTTATTGAACAGAACTGCCCTTATCCTGATCTGGATAATTATGACCAGAAAGGAGTCCATATCTGGGCTGAAGAAAACGGACAGATACTGGCATACTGCCGTGTATTTGATAAGGGCATAAAGTATGATGAAACTTCTTTCGGAAGGGTTTTGACTACCGAACAGGCGAGAGGAAAAAGTCTGGGAAAACAGCTGATACAATATGCTATAGAAACAATAGAAAACCGTTTTCATACTTCTGAAATCAAAATATCCGCGCAGGATTATCTTTTAAGATTTTATAGTGGATTCGGATTTGTAGATACGGGGAATAAATATCTTGAAGATGATATTCCACATACGGAAATGATAAGAAAATAA
- the yihA gene encoding ribosome biogenesis GTP-binding protein YihA/YsxC, with translation MIIKTAEFVKSSGKWQECPEPNIPEYAFIGRSNVGKSSLINAMMNHKDLAKTSQTPGKTQLINHFLVNENWYLTDLPGYGYAKVSKVQRKDFEKLITNYILNRRNLVNLFVLVDIRHTPQKIDLEFIQWCGESGIPFSIVFTKADKLKPNVAVKNVEDYKAELHKTWEDLPELYVTSAEKKEGGDNILNFIQKTNEFLTNNNISFDE, from the coding sequence ATGATTATCAAGACAGCAGAGTTTGTAAAGAGCAGCGGAAAATGGCAGGAATGCCCTGAACCCAATATTCCTGAATATGCTTTTATCGGAAGATCAAACGTAGGAAAGTCATCATTGATCAACGCAATGATGAATCATAAAGACCTGGCTAAGACATCACAGACTCCAGGGAAAACCCAGCTGATCAATCATTTTTTAGTGAATGAAAACTGGTATCTTACCGATTTACCAGGCTATGGGTATGCAAAGGTTTCAAAAGTTCAGCGAAAGGATTTTGAAAAGCTGATCACGAATTATATTCTGAACAGGAGAAATCTTGTCAATCTTTTTGTATTGGTAGACATAAGACACACCCCACAGAAAATTGACCTTGAATTTATACAATGGTGTGGAGAAAGCGGAATACCTTTTTCAATTGTATTCACTAAAGCTGATAAGCTAAAGCCCAATGTTGCTGTTAAGAATGTTGAGGATTATAAAGCAGAGCTTCATAAAACCTGGGAAGATCTTCCTGAACTATACGTTACCTCAGCAGAAAAGAAAGAGGGGGGAGATAACATTCTTAATTTTATCCAAAAAACCAATGAGTTTTTAACCAATAATAATATAAGTTTCGATGAGTAA
- a CDS encoding alpha/beta fold hydrolase: MIFSTKKEKKYSYVEAGEGHPLVLLHGLMGGLSNFDKMVDFFSERGFKVYVPQLPIYDLPVLNTNLTTIAKYIIKFIESHISGPVTIMGNSMGGHVGLILTLARPDLVKNLVLTGSSGLYERTFGDSFPRKNDRSYIRKKTEEVFYDPKIATEDLVDEVFGVVNDRMKGIKTVMLARSAIKHNMLNDLPKIVTPTCLIWGKQDNVTPPEVAEDMHKFIPNSDLFWIDHCGHAAMMEKPDEFNEILYNWIKDKV, encoded by the coding sequence ATGATATTTAGTACAAAAAAAGAAAAGAAATATTCCTATGTAGAAGCGGGAGAAGGACATCCATTAGTGCTGTTGCACGGGTTAATGGGTGGTTTGAGTAATTTCGATAAGATGGTAGATTTTTTTTCGGAAAGAGGCTTCAAAGTATATGTCCCTCAGCTGCCGATCTATGATCTGCCGGTACTCAATACGAATCTTACCACTATCGCAAAATATATTATCAAGTTTATAGAAAGTCATATTTCAGGCCCGGTTACCATTATGGGAAACTCAATGGGAGGACATGTGGGACTTATCTTGACTTTAGCAAGACCAGATTTGGTAAAAAATCTTGTGCTTACAGGAAGTTCCGGATTATATGAAAGAACTTTCGGGGACAGTTTTCCAAGGAAAAATGACCGATCTTATATCAGAAAGAAAACGGAAGAAGTTTTCTATGATCCAAAGATTGCGACAGAGGATCTTGTAGATGAAGTTTTCGGGGTGGTAAATGATAGAATGAAAGGAATAAAAACAGTAATGCTGGCAAGAAGTGCCATCAAACACAATATGCTGAACGACCTTCCGAAGATTGTAACACCTACGTGTCTGATCTGGGGAAAACAGGATAATGTGACTCCTCCGGAAGTGGCAGAAGACATGCACAAGTTTATTCCTAATTCGGATTTATTCTGGATAGATCATTGCGGCCATGCAGCCATGATGGAAAAACCGGATGAATTCAATGAAATCCTGTATAACTGGATAAAAGATAAAGTTTAA
- the mraZ gene encoding division/cell wall cluster transcriptional repressor MraZ — MKNFIGTYECKIDDKGRLKVPSSLIKQMENFEDKAFVVKRSVFQPCLEVYPMNAWDKLMGKINKLNRFIKKNADFIRMFTAGVKTVELDNAGRLQISKDLTIFANLQKDIVITSAGELFEIWDKDAYEKVIATNEADFASLAEDVMGSFDEE, encoded by the coding sequence ATGAAAAATTTCATTGGGACATATGAGTGTAAAATTGACGACAAAGGCCGCTTAAAAGTTCCTTCATCTTTAATTAAACAGATGGAAAACTTCGAAGACAAGGCATTTGTAGTCAAGAGATCTGTGTTCCAGCCTTGCCTGGAAGTCTATCCTATGAATGCATGGGACAAACTGATGGGCAAAATTAATAAACTGAACAGATTCATAAAAAAGAATGCTGATTTCATACGAATGTTTACGGCAGGAGTAAAGACAGTAGAATTGGATAATGCGGGAAGATTACAGATCTCCAAAGACCTGACGATTTTTGCAAATCTTCAAAAAGATATTGTGATTACCAGCGCGGGAGAGCTCTTCGAAATTTGGGACAAAGACGCCTATGAAAAGGTAATTGCCACCAATGAAGCTGATTTTGCAAGCCTTGCCGAAGATGTGATGGGCTCTTTCGATGAAGAATAA
- the rsmH gene encoding 16S rRNA (cytosine(1402)-N(4))-methyltransferase RsmH encodes MYHNPVLLKQSVDDLVTNPDGIYVDCTFGGGGHSREILSRLSDKGRLFSFDQDLDALKNTIDDPRFTLVNQNFRFLENSLLMYGVPQVDGVLADLGVSSHQFDEADRGFSTRSNAPLDMRMNVMQNLDAKRVINEYEESELADLFYHYGELREARKLAREIVHHRKTKSIDTTEDLKKLFSYIPPHKVNKFYAQLFQAIRIEVNQELEVLKEMLVQAYNVLKPEGRLVVISYHSLEDRLVKRFLKNGMFEGEPARDIYGNYKKAFELIKSKAIIPDDQEIEENSRARSAKMRTGIKV; translated from the coding sequence ATGTATCATAACCCCGTTTTGTTGAAGCAGAGTGTTGATGATTTGGTGACGAATCCTGACGGAATATATGTGGACTGCACCTTTGGAGGCGGAGGCCACTCCAGGGAAATTTTGAGCAGACTTTCTGATAAAGGGAGATTGTTCAGTTTTGACCAGGATCTGGATGCACTTAAAAATACAATTGATGATCCTAGATTTACATTAGTTAATCAGAATTTCAGATTCCTGGAAAACTCATTACTGATGTACGGAGTTCCTCAGGTAGATGGTGTTTTGGCCGACCTGGGTGTTTCTTCACACCAGTTTGATGAAGCAGACAGAGGTTTCTCTACAAGAAGCAATGCTCCTTTGGATATGAGGATGAACGTAATGCAGAACCTTGATGCCAAAAGAGTAATCAATGAATATGAAGAAAGTGAACTTGCAGATCTTTTCTATCACTATGGAGAATTAAGAGAAGCAAGAAAGCTGGCGAGAGAAATTGTTCACCATAGAAAAACAAAAAGCATAGATACCACGGAGGATTTGAAAAAGCTTTTCAGCTACATTCCGCCTCATAAGGTTAATAAATTTTATGCTCAGCTTTTCCAGGCGATAAGAATTGAAGTAAACCAGGAGCTTGAAGTATTAAAGGAAATGCTGGTACAGGCTTACAATGTTTTAAAACCGGAAGGAAGGTTGGTAGTTATTTCCTACCACTCTCTGGAAGACCGTTTGGTAAAAAGATTCCTGAAAAACGGAATGTTCGAGGGAGAGCCGGCAAGAGATATCTACGGAAATTATAAAAAGGCATTCGAATTGATAAAGAGTAAAGCAATCATTCCTGATGATCAGGAAATTGAAGAAAACTCAAGAGCAAGAAGTGCCAAAATGAGAACAGGAATAAAAGTATAA
- a CDS encoding FtsL-like putative cell division protein, with product MAKRTTNRPQKRLTFIDIIKGNFLNRDEIKIHYKYFLLLFILMMAMIYTNHLVNKKIKIVNALKEETEEYKSRNAYAQSKLIKVKMESELGKEVARDSLMTLENHPHKLLIKLDSTDAKAK from the coding sequence TTGGCAAAAAGAACAACAAATCGCCCCCAGAAAAGACTCACTTTTATAGATATTATAAAAGGAAACTTTCTGAACCGTGATGAGATCAAAATACATTACAAGTATTTTCTCTTGTTGTTTATACTGATGATGGCCATGATTTATACCAACCATCTCGTCAATAAAAAAATTAAAATTGTAAACGCCTTAAAAGAGGAAACAGAAGAATACAAATCAAGAAACGCTTACGCCCAGAGTAAGCTGATCAAAGTAAAAATGGAATCAGAGCTGGGGAAAGAGGTTGCCCGGGATTCATTGATGACCCTGGAAAACCACCCTCACAAATTGCTAATAAAACTGGACAGTACAGATGCAAAAGCAAAATGA
- a CDS encoding penicillin-binding transpeptidase domain-containing protein encodes MQKQNEYDNKRKKTLRWGYLFAVVALCVFVMFLARIVVLQNTNVQEIKDDYINKNYREATLKAARGNLFASDGSILATTVMRYDIYLDFKTMKDTVYSNNIGALTDSLSKMFGKSRGEFRQKFDEQKKKKNQYYTLVKGLDFDQYDRIRKFPIFKKGKNKGGFIVDRNYKRELATSEIGAGTIGMDNGELRSGLEGAFSKYLTGTDGKRLEQRINSSQWKPIDFWKVQEPVDGEDVYTTLDLRIQDIAHSALEKQMINFEAKHGTVIVMEVETGKVRALVNLRRTDSGDYEDSYNYALKDNIEPGSTFKTISLLAAMDDGFIDENTTVNVGNGVWVYAKQRISDGHGGGTYDISDVLAKSSNVGTSKLITKYYAEKPQIFLDHLKRWKLFDKMDIELPGITKPKIVTPQNKRWNAATLASISYGYSSNINLLQLTTFYNGVANGGKMLKPLFIDKIMKDGKVMYNAKPEVMVNKMASEKAIKMMTSALTKAVEKGTGRSIFTPNLKMAGKTGTARFEYWLPGPMKYRASFAGFYPADAPKYTCYVMISEPNTAKGFYGGSVSAPVFKEIAGKTFLKTPQNIEKEMLVDKKVNLSKMVEPNVKVAVNDKQMPNVVGLIGKNVIPQLENLGYRVDYKGVGRIKEQFPLEGTTISKNQRIYLSLQN; translated from the coding sequence ATGCAAAAGCAAAATGAATACGACAATAAACGTAAGAAAACGTTACGATGGGGCTACCTCTTTGCAGTGGTAGCTTTGTGCGTGTTTGTAATGTTCTTGGCAAGAATTGTTGTTCTTCAGAATACCAATGTTCAGGAAATTAAAGACGATTACATTAATAAAAACTATCGTGAGGCCACTTTAAAGGCCGCCCGCGGTAATCTTTTTGCGTCGGACGGGTCTATTCTCGCAACCACAGTGATGCGATATGACATCTATCTTGACTTCAAAACGATGAAAGATACAGTGTACTCCAATAACATAGGAGCACTAACGGATTCTCTGAGCAAAATGTTCGGAAAATCCAGAGGAGAGTTCAGACAGAAATTTGACGAGCAGAAGAAAAAGAAAAATCAGTACTATACTTTGGTAAAAGGACTGGATTTCGATCAATATGACAGAATCCGAAAGTTTCCGATCTTCAAAAAAGGTAAAAATAAAGGGGGATTTATTGTTGATAGAAACTATAAAAGAGAATTAGCCACTTCAGAAATCGGAGCCGGAACCATCGGTATGGATAACGGAGAGCTTAGATCAGGGCTGGAAGGTGCTTTCTCTAAATATTTAACAGGAACTGACGGAAAAAGACTGGAGCAAAGAATCAACTCTTCCCAGTGGAAACCTATTGACTTCTGGAAAGTGCAGGAACCGGTAGACGGAGAAGATGTATACACTACCTTAGACCTTAGGATTCAGGATATTGCGCACTCCGCACTTGAGAAGCAAATGATTAATTTCGAGGCCAAACACGGTACCGTAATCGTGATGGAAGTAGAAACCGGAAAAGTACGTGCTCTTGTCAATTTAAGAAGAACAGATTCAGGAGATTACGAAGACTCTTACAACTATGCGCTGAAAGATAATATTGAGCCTGGATCCACCTTTAAAACCATTTCGCTTCTTGCCGCAATGGATGATGGATTTATTGATGAAAATACGACAGTAAATGTAGGAAACGGAGTTTGGGTCTATGCAAAACAGAGAATCTCTGACGGCCACGGAGGTGGAACTTACGATATCAGTGATGTATTGGCAAAGTCCAGTAACGTAGGAACTTCAAAACTAATCACAAAGTATTATGCAGAAAAGCCACAAATTTTCCTTGACCACCTGAAACGTTGGAAATTATTCGACAAAATGGATATCGAGCTTCCGGGTATCACAAAACCAAAGATCGTAACTCCACAAAATAAAAGATGGAATGCCGCAACGCTGGCTTCTATTTCTTACGGATACTCTTCCAATATCAACCTGCTGCAGTTGACAACCTTCTACAACGGAGTTGCCAATGGAGGAAAAATGCTTAAGCCTTTATTCATTGACAAAATCATGAAAGACGGAAAGGTGATGTACAATGCCAAGCCTGAAGTAATGGTAAATAAAATGGCTTCTGAGAAAGCAATTAAAATGATGACCAGTGCCTTAACCAAAGCTGTAGAAAAAGGAACAGGACGAAGCATCTTTACACCCAACCTGAAAATGGCAGGAAAAACAGGAACCGCAAGATTTGAATACTGGCTGCCTGGCCCAATGAAGTACCGTGCATCGTTTGCGGGCTTCTATCCGGCAGATGCACCAAAATACACTTGCTATGTCATGATTAGTGAACCTAATACGGCAAAAGGATTTTATGGAGGTTCCGTATCAGCACCGGTGTTTAAAGAAATTGCAGGAAAAACATTCCTGAAAACACCTCAGAATATCGAAAAAGAAATGCTTGTAGACAAAAAGGTAAACCTTAGCAAAATGGTTGAACCTAATGTAAAAGTAGCAGTAAATGATAAACAAATGCCAAATGTGGTGGGATTAATCGGTAAAAACGTAATCCCGCAATTGGAAAACTTAGGATACCGTGTCGACTATAAAGGAGTGGGAAGAATTAAAGAACAGTTCCCTCTGGAAGGCACAACGATCAGTAAGAACCAGAGAATTTATTTGTCTCTGCAAAATTAA
- a CDS encoding UDP-N-acetylmuramoyl-L-alanyl-D-glutamate--2,6-diaminopimelate ligase: MIITELVNRIPVLQIHGDSNREVTELVIDSRKVTENSLYIAMRGTVVDGHSFIASAIEKGAAAIVCEEFPETLTENVTYVQVKDSSKALGHLASNFYGNPSQKLKLIGVTGTNGKTSVSTLLFDVFKNLGYESALLSTVEIRIGEEIIPATHTTPDVITINRILAEAVEKGCEFAFMEVSSHGIAQNRIEGLHFKIAGFTNLTHDHLDYHKTFEEYLKTKKRFFDQLEDTAIAITNVDDKNGNVMLQNTKAAKKSYALKTMADYHGKLLEVDFNGMLLNFNGKEFWTTLTGKFNVYNLLLVFGIAAELGFEQDEILQAVSKLKRVSGRFETFKSDGGIFFIVDYAHTPDALENILDSINDIRTKNERLITVFGCGGDRDHSKRPEMGNIASKKSTLAIITSDNPRTEDPAQIIKEIEAGVEPQNFSKYTSIPDRREAIKMAIKFAEPKDIVLVAGKGHENYQEINGVKHHFDDKEVINELWKLMSK; encoded by the coding sequence ATGATTATAACAGAATTAGTAAACAGAATCCCAGTACTGCAAATTCACGGTGATAGCAACCGTGAGGTGACTGAATTGGTGATCGACAGCAGAAAGGTTACAGAAAACTCTCTTTACATTGCCATGAGAGGAACAGTGGTGGATGGTCACTCATTCATTGCATCTGCCATTGAAAAAGGAGCCGCCGCAATCGTTTGCGAAGAATTTCCTGAAACATTGACTGAAAACGTAACCTATGTTCAGGTAAAAGATTCATCTAAAGCTTTAGGTCACCTTGCTTCTAATTTCTATGGAAACCCTTCTCAGAAATTAAAACTGATTGGAGTTACCGGAACTAATGGAAAAACATCTGTTTCTACCCTTCTTTTTGATGTTTTCAAAAATCTGGGCTATGAATCTGCATTGCTTTCCACTGTTGAAATCAGAATCGGTGAAGAGATTATTCCTGCTACCCACACCACTCCTGATGTGATTACCATCAACAGGATTTTAGCGGAAGCAGTAGAAAAAGGATGTGAATTTGCTTTCATGGAAGTAAGCTCACACGGAATCGCCCAAAACAGAATTGAAGGATTACACTTCAAAATAGCAGGTTTTACCAACCTTACTCATGATCATTTAGATTATCATAAAACGTTTGAAGAATATTTAAAAACCAAAAAAAGATTCTTCGACCAATTAGAAGATACAGCTATTGCCATTACCAATGTTGATGACAAAAATGGGAATGTTATGCTTCAGAATACTAAGGCTGCAAAGAAGTCTTATGCTTTGAAAACCATGGCAGACTATCATGGAAAATTATTGGAAGTAGATTTCAACGGGATGCTGTTGAATTTCAATGGAAAAGAATTCTGGACAACATTAACCGGAAAATTCAATGTATACAACTTGCTGCTTGTATTCGGAATTGCTGCTGAACTTGGTTTTGAGCAGGATGAAATTCTTCAGGCGGTCAGTAAACTAAAAAGAGTTTCCGGAAGATTTGAAACCTTCAAATCCGATGGCGGAATTTTCTTTATTGTAGATTATGCACACACTCCGGATGCATTGGAAAACATTCTAGACAGCATCAATGATATAAGAACCAAAAACGAAAGATTAATCACTGTATTTGGGTGCGGAGGAGACAGAGACCACTCCAAAAGACCTGAAATGGGAAATATTGCCTCCAAAAAATCAACATTGGCAATCATCACTTCAGATAATCCGCGAACAGAAGATCCTGCACAGATCATCAAAGAAATTGAAGCAGGTGTTGAACCTCAGAACTTCAGCAAGTACACTTCAATTCCGGATAGAAGAGAAGCCATAAAGATGGCCATAAAGTTTGCAGAACCTAAAGATATTGTTTTAGTTGCCGGAAAAGGGCACGAAAACTATCAGGAGATCAATGGTGTGAAACATCATTTTGACGACAAAGAAGTAATTAATGAGCTCTGGAAATTAATGTCTAAATAG
- a CDS encoding four helix bundle protein translates to MTKNFEDFPVYIKSLDLIQKVYEFLQNPSFEKEFEFNNQIKRASFSISNNIAEGSEYNNNRQFIRYLKIAKGSCAEVKSMLIVSKRLKLGDENKAEEIIILSREVSSNISKFIKYLSENIEKPNL, encoded by the coding sequence ATGACGAAGAATTTTGAAGATTTCCCGGTATATATCAAAAGTTTAGATCTTATTCAAAAAGTTTATGAGTTTCTTCAAAATCCAAGCTTTGAAAAAGAATTTGAATTTAACAACCAGATAAAAAGAGCGAGTTTTTCGATTAGTAATAATATTGCGGAAGGCTCAGAATATAATAACAATAGACAATTTATTAGATATTTAAAAATTGCAAAAGGCAGCTGTGCTGAAGTCAAAAGCATGCTGATTGTAAGTAAAAGATTAAAATTAGGTGACGAGAATAAAGCTGAAGAAATCATCATCCTTTCAAGAGAAGTTTCTTCAAACATATCAAAATTCATTAAGTATTTAAGTGAAAATATTGAGAAGCCCAATCTTTAA